One stretch of Pararhizobium qamdonense DNA includes these proteins:
- the pth gene encoding aminoacyl-tRNA hydrolase, whose translation MLIFAGLGNPGADYAGNRHNIGFMAVDAIQRRHNFSPWSKKFKALISEGEIGGERVLLMKPQTFMNLSGEAVGEAMRFFKLEPKHVLAIYDELDLIEGKARIKTGGGHGGHNGIKSLDAHCGREYRRLRLGIGHPGSKERVHNHVLGDFSKADRVWLEPLLEALADNAEMLVKAEDSQFLNKLTLATGGKPDPEPAAAKPASTKPAGNSHIRQARNNAQPKILPATGPMADMLKKLFGNKDE comes from the coding sequence TAATCCCGGCGCCGACTATGCCGGCAACCGCCACAATATCGGCTTCATGGCCGTCGATGCGATCCAGCGGCGCCACAATTTCTCGCCCTGGTCGAAGAAATTCAAGGCACTGATCTCGGAGGGCGAGATCGGCGGTGAACGCGTGCTGCTGATGAAGCCGCAGACCTTCATGAACCTGTCGGGCGAGGCCGTCGGCGAAGCCATGCGCTTTTTCAAGCTGGAGCCGAAGCATGTTCTGGCGATCTACGACGAACTCGATCTGATCGAGGGCAAGGCGCGGATCAAGACCGGCGGCGGCCATGGCGGCCATAACGGCATCAAGTCGCTGGATGCCCATTGCGGCCGCGAATACCGCCGCCTGCGCCTCGGCATCGGCCATCCGGGATCCAAGGAAAGGGTTCACAATCATGTGCTCGGCGACTTTTCCAAGGCCGACAGGGTTTGGCTGGAGCCGCTGCTGGAGGCGCTTGCCGACAATGCGGAGATGCTGGTGAAAGCGGAGGATTCGCAGTTTTTGAACAAGCTGACGCTTGCCACCGGCGGCAAGCCGGACCCTGAACCGGCAGCAGCGAAACCGGCCTCCACCAAACCAGCGGGAAACTCCCATATCCGCCAGGCCCGCAACAACGCCCAGCCGAAAATCCTGCCGGCGACCGGCCCGATGGCCGACATGCTGAAGAAGCTGTTCGGCAACAAGGACGAGTAG